From Shewanella acanthi:
TGCAGTTCGTGGCGCAAGGAAAATGAATAAGTGTTTTAAAGCCGAGTGGACGCTCATCGTAGGGAGAATTATTGGCAAAAATCAGCATGGTCTTACAACGAGAACCTTGTGCCCTCGCCTTTGCTGCTGCAATGCCGACGTGTTTACTGAGTGCTTGCAGTAATGAGTCAAAATCCGTGATGCGTTCGCCGACTGAGCGAGTCGAAAATATCTGTTGTTTATCTGCCTTCGTTTGGTCCCATTCCTTACAAGCCACACCGTTAAGTTCGCGTACGGTTCGCTCGATGTCGACACTGAATTGCTTTCTTGCCAGTCCTGGCGGCATTTGTGCTAACTGATAGGCGCTACGTATATCCATAAGCTCAAGCTTTTTAGTGATTTTGCGCCCTATTCCCCAGACATCTGTGACTGAAAGTTGTTTTAGGATAGCAATGCGGTCAGGTTCATTATCAATCAAACAAACACCTTGGTAACCCGCTAATTTCTTAGCGGCATGATTGGCGGCTTTGGCTAAGGTCAATGTGGGTCCTAGTCCAACACACACAGGTAAACGTGCTTCCTTCCACACCGTTTTACGAATAAGTTGGCCATGGGTTAAAAGGCATGGAATGGCAGTATGACAATGTTTAAACGACAGGAAGGACTCATCGATGGAATAAATGTGTTGCTCAGGGGCAAACTGGCCAATGATGTCCATCATTTTGGCTGACAAATCCGCATAAAGCTCGTAATTACTGGAGCATACAATAACGCCCAGTTTTTCGCATGGTTCCTTGACTTGAAAATATGCAGCAAACTTAGGGATACCGAGCTCCTTTGCCTGACGGTTTGCTGCCACAATGCATCCATCATTGTTGCTGAGGACGATGACAGGTTTTCCACGCCAGTCAGGACGAAAGACTTGTTCTGCTGAGCAATAAAACGAGTTGGCATCGACTAGTGCGTACATGGCCATGTACTCAATAAAGAAGATTTGAAGTGGAACCGTACTGAACTTGTCACCACACCTTCCACACTGAAGGTATCAAAATCTCGAATTGGGATGGCGGGATAACGTTCATTTGATGACAGTAACAGCCTGCGTTTCTTATCAAATATTTTGCAGACAAACTCACCGTTAAACTGCCCGACGATAACAGAACCTTGCTGAGCAAGGGTTTTCCTATCAACAATTATGACATCACCATTGAAAATGCCTTCATCCTGCATTGAATCTCCGCGAGCAATGCCGAACCAGGTCGCAGAAGGATGCCCTAAGAGCAAGTCATCAAGACCACCTCGAAGGTGTGAATACTCAAACGATGGCGCGACGATGGCCTTGATGTGTTGGTGTTGTCTGAGTGAACGAATGACGACGCCTTCAACCGTGAAATCATATTAATTGTGTATGGGTATGCTTTAAAATCAGATACTGCTCAGTTCCATTATTACCTTTGCTTACACAATCTTTTAATAACAATAGTTACGTAATCATTCTTTCATTTAATGACTCAATTGATAATTACGGACGCTCTTGTACCCTATTTTGTTAATTAAGAAGTTGAGTGATATGTTGATTAAAAATTGACTGACTCTATTTGCTAAAAAATAAGCCTATTTTAAAAATAGGCTTATTTGAGTTTGCGAATCTAAATGCTTAATGTGAAATCAGCAGACTAATATCAATATCACAACTCGCCGGATTACTATCCGTCGATGATGTGGTTGCCTGCAGGTCGTTTAGGTTCAGCGACATATAGGACTGTGAGGTGATTTCGGCATAACTCAATGCGCGTGAGAATCGCTTCAAACAACCTGAGGCAAATTGACTCACTACTCCGGCGCTGCCAACCGGACAAGAAGTTAAGCTATCTAAGTCCTCAATCCGCATCACCACACCCGATAGATTGATGTTTTCCCCCTCTTTAACAACAAACTGCTGCTGCCCAAAATTAGCATCAGGTTGCGACAAGAGTTGATATAACATTTTTCCTTGGGCAGAAAGTTCGAAGTAATGCCTGCCGTCTTCGTCCTTTTTCATTTCAGCTTCGTTGATAATGGTCGTATTAGAGGTAATAGGTTCAACTAAACCATCAATGATATTGCGTGATGCTGCAAGATCAAATGCAACAGAGGTTAAGTCTTTACCCGTTAGTGCTTTATCCATTTGTTTTGTTTCAATGTTATAAACATAGAGCTCTTCTCCAGGAGGAAGATCAAGGTAGTATCTTGAATAGCCCCATTCTTCAGCACTTTTAACAATTTCTTTGAATATCTTCATTTCTGAGCCAATAATACTGCCATAGTAAGATAAGCCCGAAGCATATTTAGTTGTAGGAACAATACTGTTATCTATATCGACAGAGCGATTGAGTGATATAAAGCTGGATTGCGCTGTATCACGCTCAACGGCAATACAGGATAAGGCGCCATTACCTAAATTGTGCCTTAAGTTTCCTACAGGTACAGAAGCACTACTTGTGAATTTAATATCATCAGGGTCAAATTTCACATCATCAGGTTTTTGCCATGTTAAGTATAAATGTGCGTAACCTTTATTCTCAAAGTATTCAATTTCGATGGGTACCCAACCCTCCTCAGATATTTGAACGGTAAACTCAACTTGTTGATTTGAATTTAAAGACCATTCATTACCCGTTCCAGGAAGTCCTAGTTCAGTTCCATCCCCTAGCTTCATTTTAAAGCCATCATCGGAATTAATGTGAATCTTATAGATCGCTGGGCGGAATGCCATTTCAGGATCACCGTTCGGTAATTTATCTCCGGTATCAACGACTTTTCCACCCTTAGGGAAATAGATTTCCCCGCTCCATTTCACTACAAATTGATCTTCCGCCGCGAGTACACCTCCGTTATTACTCCAATCGACGTTGGCGATATTGTTGTAACCTCTATCACCCTGCTTTAAGGTGATAAAATTAGGACACTTTCCATCAGGGTAATCAAATTCAGGGTTACCTGGACAGTAACTGACTTCCATCTTCAATCCTTCTTCAATTGTTGAGGAATCAGGCAAGTACGATTCTGTACCATCCTTAACAATGGACTCAGATACGACGCGTTTTAGTGCTGTACCTATGGGTCTAACCGTGGCATCGGGGGTGTAGGCAAACTCATCTGAGCTCGACAAAATGCGATTGCCTCGGTTAACGCCATCATTACCATTACCGTATAACCACCAAAGATAATTGGTTTTCTCAGGGCAATCTGCTTCACCTGTTTCGCTGCTGCAATTATCTCTGGAACCTAAGTGGAGCGATGCATAGGTGACAGTGACTAAGGCATCCCGTTGTAATGGGTTAATTAAGTCATTGAGGATTTCAGTCAAATCGCTTGTTCCATCGCCATCGGTATCTGCCTCATTCGCGTTAGTAATATAACCATGACTATCTTCCCCGTACTTCCCTGTAGCTTCTTGAAAATCGGTTAACCCATCACCGTCAGAGTCTGCTTGATTGGGATCGGTAAATATCAGCTCACTTGGAGACAGCTCATCGGTTAATGTCACCCTATAACCGGTAATCAGCTCCGCATAATCAGATAGACCATCAAAATCGCTGTCACTTTGGGCTGGGTCGGTGTTATAGGCATCGGGGTTGATGGTTAAGCTAAAGCCAGTAAAGGTATTGGCTATTTTGGTGTAGTTAAACACGCTAAATTGATACTGCTTTCCAGTTAGAGCAGTGCGGGTGAGACTTCTAAACTCATCGTAATCGTCTATGCCGTCATTATCCGTGTCACTGAGATTTGGATTGGTGCCGATATCCCGCTCGACAAAATCGGGCAAGCCATCGAAGTCAGAATCCGCAATGACTGAGCTGGATTTGACTAATATTGGCGCAGCGTTATTCACTGAAACCAACCAGCCCCTCGCCTCTAACATATCCGATAGGCCATCAAAATCAGTGTCACGGAATTGGTCGCCGTCATCCACTGTAGGGTCGGCGCCGATAGCGACTTCAAAGCCATCTGGAATCGCATCATTGTCCGTATCCCGTCTTAATGGATCGGTCGTCACTACTTGACCATAGACTTTAATGTCTTTGCCGCTCACAACATCAGCCCAGGGTTCTACAATTGAGCTTTGGTAATTGCCCACTAAGGTGCCACTGGCATTCCAAATCGCTGGCGCGTAGGGACTAATCTGGGTGTAGTTAAGGTCAATGGCGATATCACCACTCACCGCTTGGGTGTTGAGTTCGCGATCTGGCCCTATGGCAATAAACCACTTATCAACGGTTTTATCATTGCCCTGTGGCTGGGTATCTAAAATACCGTTGGCCCCCGCTGTGATAATAATATCGCCAGCTTGAGTACGACTACCTGGATAGATAACCTGAATGTCATCGCCTTGGGCTGTGGTATCGACAATGCCCCAAGTTTTAGCGCCCGCATTACAGATTTTAACGCCTAAAGTTAGGGTAAAGTCATAACATTCGGTCTCGGCGCCTTCGATAATCGCCATACCCGCCGCGTAACCAAAGAGCTC
This genomic window contains:
- a CDS encoding LexA family protein → MLLGHPSATWFGIARGDSMQDEGIFNGDVIIVDRKTLAQQGSVIVGQFNGEFVCKIFDKKRRLLLSSNERYPAIPIRDFDTFSVEGVVTSSVRFHFKSSLLSTWPCTH
- a CDS encoding Y-family DNA polymerase translates to MYALVDANSFYCSAEQVFRPDWRGKPVIVLSNNDGCIVAANRQAKELGIPKFAAYFQVKEPCEKLGVIVCSSNYELYADLSAKMMDIIGQFAPEQHIYSIDESFLSFKHCHTAIPCLLTHGQLIRKTVWKEARLPVCVGLGPTLTLAKAANHAAKKLAGYQGVCLIDNEPDRIAILKQLSVTDVWGIGRKITKKLELMDIRSAYQLAQMPPGLARKQFSVDIERTVRELNGVACKEWDQTKADKQQIFSTRSVGERITDFDSLLQALSKHVGIAAAKARAQGSRCKTMLIFANNSPYDERPLGFKTLIHFPCATNCTIEMTQAMTVAAPQLFRQGIRYYKIGVGLIELESAYFQQFDLFNRAKANPALMTAFDSINQQFGRDTVFLAAQGIEQKWAMRREFLTPQYSTRWDCIPSIKC